Proteins encoded in a region of the Trueperaceae bacterium genome:
- a CDS encoding aldehyde dehydrogenase (NADP(+)) produces GVEVGPAMVHGGPYPATSDGRSTSVGTHAIERFTRLVAYQNFPTELLPVALR; encoded by the coding sequence CCGGCGTCGAGGTCGGCCCCGCCATGGTGCACGGCGGCCCCTACCCCGCCACCTCCGACGGGCGCAGCACCTCCGTGGGCACCCACGCCATCGAGCGCTTCACGCGCCTCGTGGCGTACCAGAACTTCCCGACGGAGCTGCTGCCGGTGGCCCTCAGGTAG